The following are from one region of the Jeongeupia sp. USM3 genome:
- a CDS encoding diguanylate cyclase — MRLLILLLLCLAAKAHSALVLDARATMYDAAPAVGYLEDAGRALTIDDVRKADGFRPLPPSHSDPNFGYSHSTYWLKLTVQRGMAPADWLLEIGYSSLDHITVYAPGATAQFGDKLPFAQRPLPYRHFVVPLSLPAGESTVYLRVVSEGNLTVPLRLWQPAAFHAHSRDEYALLALYYGMLLALALYNLLLYFSLRERVYLVYVAFAASMAVGQLSLNGLGNQYLWPQWLAWGNVALPSGFAATGFFGALFTRMFLDTATVAPRADRLIVVLMTGFGLAALAPAVLPYQWAAVVTSLLGASFSLLAVVIGVLCLLRRQPGARYFLLAWTLLLAGVGMMAMRNLAWLPTNALTSHTMQIGSALEMLLLSFALADRIQVSRRQAEAAQAETLATREMALHASRESEQALEAKVAERTQALTDANARLALSEAQLTRLAHHDPLTGLPNRLLLHDRLKTALARAGRNGARLALLLIDIDGFKAVNDCYGHDVGDALLKAIALALRQQVRASDTVARLGGDEFVILLENVGEPDDAERIAVQINDAVRVIHHSLGIDIGVSASIGIAVPAGDTADIGTLIRLADQAMYRAKAGGRDGWCLA, encoded by the coding sequence ATGCGGCTGCTGATACTTCTGCTGCTCTGCCTTGCCGCGAAGGCACACTCGGCGCTGGTCCTCGACGCCCGGGCGACGATGTACGACGCGGCGCCGGCAGTCGGCTATCTCGAGGACGCCGGCAGGGCGCTGACGATAGACGACGTCCGCAAGGCAGACGGATTCCGCCCGCTGCCGCCATCGCACAGCGATCCCAACTTCGGCTACTCGCACAGCACCTACTGGCTGAAGCTGACCGTGCAGCGCGGCATGGCGCCGGCGGACTGGCTGCTCGAGATCGGCTATTCGTCGCTCGACCACATCACCGTCTACGCGCCGGGTGCCACCGCGCAGTTCGGCGACAAGCTGCCGTTCGCACAGCGGCCGCTGCCGTACCGGCACTTCGTGGTGCCATTGTCGCTGCCGGCCGGCGAATCGACGGTCTACCTGCGCGTCGTGTCCGAAGGCAACCTCACCGTGCCGCTGCGGCTCTGGCAACCGGCCGCCTTCCACGCACACAGTCGCGACGAATACGCGCTGCTGGCGCTGTACTACGGCATGCTGCTGGCGCTGGCGCTCTACAACCTGCTGCTGTATTTCTCGCTGCGCGAGCGGGTCTATCTCGTCTATGTCGCGTTCGCAGCGAGCATGGCGGTCGGGCAGCTGTCGCTCAACGGTCTGGGCAACCAGTACCTGTGGCCGCAGTGGCTGGCCTGGGGCAATGTCGCGCTGCCCAGCGGTTTTGCCGCCACCGGTTTCTTCGGCGCGCTGTTCACGCGGATGTTCCTCGATACCGCCACGGTGGCACCGAGGGCCGACCGGCTGATCGTCGTGCTGATGACCGGATTCGGCCTCGCCGCACTCGCGCCGGCGGTGCTGCCTTACCAGTGGGCGGCCGTCGTGACCTCGCTGCTCGGGGCATCGTTCTCGCTGCTGGCGGTGGTCATCGGCGTGCTGTGCCTGCTGCGCCGCCAGCCCGGTGCGCGCTACTTCCTGCTTGCATGGACGCTGCTGCTCGCCGGCGTCGGCATGATGGCCATGCGCAACCTCGCGTGGCTGCCGACCAATGCGCTGACCAGCCATACGATGCAGATCGGCTCGGCGCTGGAAATGCTGCTGCTGTCGTTCGCCCTCGCCGACCGCATCCAGGTGTCGCGCCGCCAGGCCGAGGCGGCGCAGGCCGAGACGCTTGCGACGCGCGAGATGGCGCTGCATGCGTCGCGCGAGAGCGAGCAGGCGCTCGAAGCCAAGGTCGCCGAGCGCACGCAGGCACTGACCGACGCCAACGCCAGGCTGGCGCTGAGCGAGGCACAGCTGACCCGGCTGGCGCATCACGATCCGCTGACCGGGCTGCCGAACCGGTTACTGCTGCACGACCGGCTGAAGACGGCGCTGGCGCGTGCCGGCCGAAACGGGGCAAGGCTGGCCTTACTGCTGATCGACATCGACGGCTTCAAGGCGGTGAACGATTGCTACGGCCACGATGTCGGCGATGCGCTGCTCAAGGCGATTGCGCTGGCGCTGCGCCAGCAGGTCCGCGCCAGCGACACCGTCGCCCGTCTCGGCGGCGACGAATTCGTGATCCTGCTCGAGAACGTCGGCGAGCCGGACGATGCCGAGCGGATCGCGGTCCAGATCAACGACGCGGTCCGCGTCATCCACCACTCGCTCGGCATCGACATCGGGGTCAGCGCCAGTATCGGCATTGCGGTGCCGGCCGGCGACACGGCCGATATCGGCACGCTGATCCGCCTGGCCGACCAGGCGATGTACCGCGCCAAGGCGGGGGGGCGCGACGGCTGGTGCCTGGCCTAG
- a CDS encoding YkgJ family cysteine cluster protein, producing MYRSQHPLWRRLAMIAAAVQGAPHSGIRAMSSACQSCGACCASFRVSFYWGETDACPGGTVPAELTTPINPWRVAMRGTETAPVHCIALQGEVGVSVGCGIYARRSSTCHEFSEGDERCNDARARHGLPALAVAG from the coding sequence TTGTACAGATCGCAACATCCGCTCTGGCGCCGGCTGGCTATGATCGCCGCCGCGGTGCAGGGTGCACCGCATTCCGGTATCCGTGCGATGTCCTCAGCCTGCCAGTCCTGCGGCGCTTGCTGCGCCAGCTTCCGCGTCTCGTTCTACTGGGGCGAAACCGACGCCTGCCCGGGTGGCACGGTGCCGGCCGAGCTGACGACGCCGATCAATCCGTGGCGGGTGGCGATGCGCGGCACCGAAACCGCGCCGGTGCACTGCATTGCGCTGCAGGGCGAGGTCGGCGTATCGGTCGGCTGCGGCATCTATGCGCGGCGATCGAGCACCTGCCACGAGTTTTCCGAGGGTGACGAGCGCTGCAATGACGCGCGGGCGCGGCACGGGCTGCCGGCGCTGGCCGTCGCAGGCTGA
- a CDS encoding 2-aminoethylphosphonate--pyruvate transaminase, giving the protein MRDAILLTPGPLTTSLATKTAMLTDWGSWDGAFNALTAQVCTALVDIAHAAETHVCVPLQGSGTFAVEAAIGNLVPRGGKILVLVNGAYGRRMARIAEVIGRRVAVCETADDTPPDPAELAARLAADPAISHVGVIHCETSTGILNPLAEIAAVVERAGRSLIVDAMSSFGALPVDAREIRFDALIASGNKCLEGVPGVGFVIARRDALLASSGNSHSLAMDLVDQYLYLQKTGQWRFTPPTHVVAALAAALDQYRQEGGQSARLVRYAANCRRLISGLARIGLRLFLEPSLQAPIIVTFHAPNHPDYDFKRFYEAVRARGFVLYPGKLTAVETFRVGCIGAIDGAEIGQAVAAIADALAELGWTH; this is encoded by the coding sequence ATGAGAGATGCCATTCTGCTCACGCCGGGGCCGCTGACGACGAGTCTGGCGACCAAGACCGCGATGCTGACCGACTGGGGATCGTGGGATGGCGCGTTCAACGCGCTGACGGCGCAGGTCTGCACGGCGCTGGTCGACATTGCCCACGCCGCCGAGACCCACGTCTGCGTGCCGCTGCAGGGATCGGGCACCTTTGCGGTCGAGGCCGCGATCGGCAACCTGGTGCCCAGGGGCGGCAAGATCCTCGTGCTCGTCAACGGCGCCTACGGCCGGCGGATGGCACGGATCGCCGAAGTGATCGGCCGGCGGGTCGCGGTCTGCGAAACGGCCGACGACACGCCGCCCGATCCGGCCGAGCTGGCCGCCAGGCTCGCCGCCGACCCGGCGATCAGCCACGTCGGCGTCATCCATTGCGAAACCAGCACCGGCATCCTCAACCCGCTGGCCGAGATCGCCGCCGTGGTCGAGCGCGCCGGGCGCAGCCTGATCGTCGACGCGATGAGCAGCTTCGGTGCGCTGCCGGTCGACGCGCGCGAGATCCGCTTCGATGCGTTGATCGCGTCGGGCAACAAATGCCTCGAGGGCGTGCCCGGCGTCGGTTTCGTCATCGCCCGGCGCGATGCGCTGCTGGCGTCGAGCGGCAACAGCCATTCGCTGGCGATGGACCTCGTCGACCAGTACCTCTACCTGCAGAAAACCGGCCAGTGGCGCTTCACGCCGCCGACCCACGTCGTCGCGGCGTTGGCCGCCGCGCTCGACCAGTACCGGCAAGAGGGCGGCCAGTCGGCCCGGCTGGTGCGCTATGCCGCCAACTGCCGCAGGCTGATCTCGGGGCTGGCGCGGATCGGGCTCAGGCTGTTCCTCGAGCCGTCGCTGCAGGCGCCGATCATCGTCACCTTCCACGCGCCGAACCATCCCGACTACGACTTCAAGCGCTTTTACGAGGCGGTGCGCGCACGCGGCTTCGTGCTCTACCCGGGCAAGCTCACCGCGGTCGAAACCTTCCGCGTCGGCTGCATCGGCGCGATCGACGGCGCCGAGATCGGCCAGGCGGTTGCCGCGATTGCCGATGCACTCGCCGAACTCGGCTGGACCCACTGA
- a CDS encoding TIGR03364 family FAD-dependent oxidoreductase: protein MNQTARQAAVSAAKRCDIAIVGAGIVGLAHALAAARRGHKVTVFERDSQPLGASVRNFGLGLVLGQTQGEMRELAQASREIWLDVLLKAGCWHKAQGSVTVARNPVEQAVLDEFQALRGDSYGTRLISPAEVGAFGVPFDNVTGALYSGDEIAFESRVALPRLVAWLAEVHGVEFVFGTQVNAIELPNVTTSRGIWQAEQAIICAGHDFQTLFPDAYAEPPLQRCALQMLRVANPGITLGPALMTGMSTLRYGSFAGLESLAALRRQLDATDPVWLAEGIHLIVQQVGESGELLIGDSHRYGESVGPFNAEAIDQRLLELAESLLGRRLTVLERWQGVYASGPGGYLVRQAAPGVTAVAITCGIGMSVSFGLAERVLGATLA, encoded by the coding sequence GTGAATCAGACCGCGCGGCAAGCGGCCGTGAGTGCGGCCAAACGGTGCGACATCGCCATCGTCGGGGCCGGCATCGTCGGGCTGGCACACGCGCTGGCGGCGGCCAGACGCGGCCACAAGGTGACGGTGTTCGAGCGCGACAGCCAGCCGCTCGGCGCATCGGTGCGCAACTTCGGCCTCGGCCTCGTGCTCGGCCAGACGCAGGGCGAAATGCGCGAGCTGGCGCAGGCCAGCCGCGAGATCTGGCTCGACGTGCTGCTGAAGGCCGGTTGCTGGCACAAGGCGCAGGGCAGCGTGACGGTGGCACGCAATCCGGTCGAGCAGGCGGTGCTCGACGAGTTCCAGGCGCTGCGTGGCGACAGCTACGGCACGCGGCTCATCAGTCCGGCCGAGGTCGGCGCGTTCGGCGTGCCTTTCGACAACGTGACCGGCGCGCTCTACAGCGGCGACGAGATCGCGTTCGAATCGCGCGTTGCCTTGCCGCGTCTCGTCGCTTGGCTGGCCGAAGTGCACGGCGTCGAGTTCGTTTTCGGTACGCAGGTCAACGCGATCGAATTGCCGAACGTGACGACGAGCCGTGGCATCTGGCAGGCCGAACAGGCCATCATCTGCGCCGGCCACGATTTCCAGACGCTCTTCCCCGACGCCTACGCCGAGCCGCCGCTGCAGCGTTGCGCGCTGCAGATGCTCCGGGTTGCCAACCCCGGCATCACGCTCGGCCCGGCGCTGATGACCGGGATGTCGACCCTGCGCTACGGCTCGTTCGCCGGGCTCGAGTCGCTGGCCGCGCTGCGCCGCCAGCTCGACGCCACCGATCCGGTCTGGCTGGCCGAGGGCATCCATCTGATCGTCCAGCAGGTCGGCGAGTCGGGCGAGCTGCTGATCGGCGATTCGCACCGCTACGGCGAGTCGGTCGGGCCGTTCAACGCCGAGGCGATCGACCAGCGCCTGTTGGAGCTGGCCGAATCGCTGCTCGGGCGTCGGCTGACGGTGCTCGAACGCTGGCAGGGCGTCTACGCCAGCGGCCCGGGCGGCTACCTCGTCAGGCAGGCGGCGCCGGGCGTCACCGCGGTGGCGATCACCTGCGGCATCGGCATGAGCGTGTCGTTCGGGCTGGCCGAGCGGGTGCTCGGTGCGACACTGGCGTAA
- the phnX gene encoding phosphonoacetaldehyde hydrolase, with amino-acid sequence MNYRYTRRYAGQLQAVIFDWAGTVVDFGSFAPTQVLLDAFGGFGVDIDMAEARVPMGLAKWDHIRALGDMPQIAARWHAKYGRGMSNGDVDAVYEAFMPLQVARVGQYSQLIPGALDAIAALRAQGIKIGSCSGYPRVVMDALLPIALDRGYAPDCTIATDDLAAGGRPGPWMALENVIRLGISDVAACVKVDDTVPGIAEGLAAGMWTVGLSASGNEVGLSYEEWAALSPPEQAARRAPAEAKLDAAGAHFVIDSIADLPAVIAEIDARLARGERP; translated from the coding sequence ATGAACTACCGCTACACCCGCCGCTACGCCGGCCAATTGCAAGCCGTAATTTTCGACTGGGCCGGCACCGTCGTCGACTTCGGCTCGTTCGCGCCGACGCAGGTGCTGCTCGACGCATTCGGCGGCTTCGGCGTCGACATCGACATGGCCGAGGCCCGCGTGCCGATGGGCCTCGCCAAGTGGGACCACATCCGCGCGCTCGGCGACATGCCGCAGATCGCTGCGCGCTGGCATGCGAAGTACGGCCGCGGCATGAGCAATGGCGACGTCGATGCCGTCTACGAGGCCTTCATGCCGCTGCAGGTTGCGCGGGTCGGCCAGTATTCGCAGCTGATCCCCGGTGCGCTCGACGCGATTGCGGCGCTGCGGGCGCAGGGCATCAAAATCGGCTCGTGCTCGGGCTATCCGCGCGTGGTGATGGACGCGCTGCTGCCGATCGCGCTTGATCGCGGCTATGCGCCCGACTGCACGATCGCCACCGACGACCTGGCCGCCGGCGGGCGTCCGGGGCCATGGATGGCGCTCGAGAACGTCATCCGCCTAGGCATCAGCGACGTTGCCGCCTGCGTCAAGGTCGACGACACCGTGCCCGGCATCGCCGAGGGGCTGGCGGCCGGGATGTGGACCGTCGGGCTGTCGGCGTCGGGCAACGAAGTCGGCCTGAGCTACGAGGAATGGGCGGCGCTAAGCCCGCCCGAACAGGCCGCGCGCCGCGCGCCGGCCGAGGCGAAGCTCGACGCCGCCGGCGCGCATTTCGTCATCGACAGCATTGCAGACCTGCCGGCGGTCATCGCCGAGATCGATGCGCGCCTCGCGCGCGGGGAGCGGCCGTGA